From Spirosoma agri, one genomic window encodes:
- a CDS encoding HAD-IA family hydrolase: MIHAAIFDMDGLLVDSEPHWRAMEREVFATVGLFLTDDECKQTTGLPIPDVVNYWYARAPWSDEALAGRTNADLGSAITAGVHERIANLAEPMPGAIGILELFFRLGIPTAIASASPMSLIEVVVDRLRIRDYLTLWHSATLEARNKPAPDVYLGTARKLGVLPADCVAFEDSGSGLTSAHSAGMITVAVPALFELDHPKFAIADLIIPALTKFSLDTLTAIQHEKQS, translated from the coding sequence TTGATACACGCAGCAATATTTGATATGGATGGGCTGCTGGTGGACTCGGAACCCCACTGGCGGGCTATGGAACGCGAGGTATTCGCGACCGTAGGCTTGTTCCTGACTGATGACGAATGTAAACAAACAACCGGCTTACCGATTCCGGATGTGGTGAATTATTGGTATGCCCGCGCCCCCTGGAGTGACGAAGCGTTGGCCGGTCGTACGAATGCCGACCTGGGCAGTGCCATCACCGCTGGTGTTCATGAGCGCATTGCTAACCTGGCTGAACCAATGCCGGGTGCCATCGGCATACTAGAGCTATTTTTCCGGCTCGGCATACCCACGGCCATTGCGTCGGCATCACCTATGAGCCTGATCGAGGTTGTGGTTGACCGGCTTCGCATCCGCGATTACCTGACGCTCTGGCACTCCGCCACACTGGAAGCGCGTAATAAACCTGCTCCCGATGTGTATCTGGGAACGGCCCGTAAGTTAGGTGTGCTACCGGCAGACTGTGTTGCATTCGAAGACTCAGGCAGTGGCTTGACATCGGCCCACTCGGCAGGCATGATTACGGTAGCGGTTCCGGCACTCTTCGAACTGGATCACCCCAAATTTGCCATTGCTGATCTGATCATACCCGCCCTGACCAAGTTTTCGCTGGACACGTTAACGGCAATACAACACGAAAAACAGTCCTAA
- a CDS encoding PorT family protein yields MRTQLTLLASCLLGVGLATGQSTTNMSSTTSGTSTYNASPVTDTTSTSNTTYSTTPTTTDNSSNTNSTYSTTPSTNSYNNANAGTTTTTTTDYNTTSTRDKKANDYKNFVFGIYAGLNTTKFKGEAVNPTGGNDKLTGRLGYQAGFFVRGGGRLFGQIGAEYFASSSNYFVAGSGQSASDIKDRIDLKYIQVPVYIGYKLVESDRGISAVRLQLGVEYANRIGSSSNSFGNLNNLEFKNGTFNGLGQLGFDAGPVFLDLTYHYGFSNTIAQNNGFAGSARRILSASVGFKF; encoded by the coding sequence ATGAGAACTCAACTTACTCTGCTGGCATCGTGCCTGCTTGGTGTTGGCCTTGCAACAGGTCAGAGCACCACTAACATGTCCTCGACCACATCGGGCACATCTACCTACAATGCGTCGCCAGTAACCGACACAACCAGTACGTCGAACACCACGTATTCAACGACACCAACCACAACGGACAATTCGTCGAACACGAACAGCACCTACTCGACAACGCCATCGACAAATAGCTACAACAACGCTAACGCTGGCACCACGACAACAACAACGACGGATTACAACACGACAAGTACCCGCGATAAAAAGGCGAACGATTACAAAAACTTCGTATTCGGTATCTACGCTGGTTTGAACACAACGAAATTCAAAGGTGAAGCAGTCAATCCAACCGGCGGAAACGACAAACTGACGGGTCGCCTTGGCTACCAGGCTGGTTTCTTCGTACGGGGCGGTGGCCGTTTGTTTGGTCAGATCGGTGCTGAATACTTTGCGTCGAGTTCTAACTATTTCGTTGCCGGATCGGGCCAGTCGGCCTCGGACATCAAAGATCGGATCGATCTTAAATACATTCAGGTTCCTGTTTACATCGGTTACAAACTGGTCGAATCGGATCGGGGTATCTCGGCTGTTCGTTTACAGTTAGGTGTGGAATATGCTAACCGGATTGGCTCGAGCAGCAATTCATTCGGTAACCTGAACAACCTTGAGTTCAAAAATGGTACGTTCAACGGATTGGGTCAGTTAGGCTTCGATGCGGGCCCGGTATTTCTTGACCTGACCTACCACTATGGCTTCAGCAACACAATCGCTCAGAACAATGGTTTTGCTGGATCAGCTCGTAGAATCCTGAGCGCCAGCGTAGGCTTCAAGTTCTAG
- a CDS encoding YciI family protein — protein MQYVVHAYDHTSADAPERRMAVRPAHLDFVRELKAKGQFILGGALLDPAGNMIGSMLLLDLETEEQLADYLNADPYIVQGVWEKIDVKPFRKADV, from the coding sequence ATGCAATACGTTGTTCATGCTTATGATCACACCAGTGCCGATGCGCCTGAACGGCGTATGGCTGTCCGGCCTGCTCACCTTGACTTCGTGCGTGAGCTAAAAGCAAAAGGCCAGTTCATCCTTGGTGGGGCGCTCCTTGATCCGGCTGGAAACATGATCGGCTCGATGCTGCTGCTTGACCTGGAAACGGAAGAGCAACTGGCCGATTATCTCAACGCTGATCCGTACATCGTGCAGGGCGTTTGGGAAAAAATCGACGTGAAGCCTTTTCGCAAAGCCGACGTATGA
- a CDS encoding PhzF family phenazine biosynthesis protein: MRIYQLDAFTDQLFSGNPAAVVPLTEWLPDERMQQIAAENNLAETAFYVKTEDEDTYHIRWFTPTVEVDLCGHATLATGYVVFFLEQKPEAEQLFFNSRSGSLKVCRGKDGWLTLDFPVDSVHKANLQPPALLASLNEKPLAVYKGKTDYMLVYTSQAQIEALDPDFREMSTVPARGVIVTAPGDADSGVDFVSRFFGPQSGIDEDPVTGSAHTTLVPYWAEQLGKTELTARQLSKRGGDLRCKLNGERVDISGQVQLYLTGEIVSGD; the protein is encoded by the coding sequence ATGCGTATTTATCAACTTGATGCGTTTACCGACCAGCTTTTCTCCGGTAATCCGGCGGCTGTTGTCCCGCTAACCGAGTGGTTACCTGACGAACGGATGCAGCAAATAGCGGCTGAAAACAATCTGGCAGAAACGGCTTTTTACGTTAAAACGGAAGACGAAGACACCTACCACATCCGCTGGTTTACGCCGACCGTTGAGGTTGATCTGTGCGGTCATGCTACATTGGCTACGGGCTATGTCGTCTTTTTTCTGGAACAGAAACCTGAAGCGGAGCAGCTTTTTTTTAATTCCCGCAGTGGTTCGCTAAAAGTGTGTCGGGGCAAAGATGGCTGGCTTACGCTCGATTTCCCCGTTGATAGTGTGCACAAGGCCAATCTACAGCCGCCCGCGCTCCTGGCCAGCCTTAACGAAAAGCCTCTAGCTGTTTACAAAGGCAAAACCGATTACATGCTGGTCTATACATCACAAGCTCAGATTGAAGCACTGGACCCCGATTTTCGGGAGATGAGCACCGTGCCCGCGCGGGGTGTTATCGTAACAGCCCCTGGTGACGCTGATTCGGGTGTTGATTTCGTTTCCCGCTTTTTTGGTCCTCAATCCGGTATCGATGAAGACCCGGTAACGGGTTCGGCTCATACGACGCTTGTTCCGTACTGGGCCGAACAACTTGGTAAAACGGAACTGACTGCCCGCCAACTCTCTAAACGAGGGGGTGATCTGCGCTGCAAACTTAATGGCGAACGTGTCGATATTTCGGGGCAGGTGCAGCTGTACCTGACCGGTGAGATCGTATCGGGTGATTGA
- the pgi gene encoding glucose-6-phosphate isomerase has product MLPNHRFTSLPAYAQLQAHYDVLKDRHLRDLFADDAERFPKFTRQFDDILLDFSKNRITDETLGLLLQLAEQAGLTEAIGKMFSGDKINRTEDRAVLHVALRNRANTPVIVDGADVMPDVNEVLAHMKEFSERIRSGAWKGYTGEAITDVVNIGIGGSDLGPVMVTEALKPYASPNLRVHFVSNVDGVHIYETLQTVKPETTLFLIASKTFTTQETMTNAQTARQWFLDTAKDEAAIAKHFAALSTNKSAVEKFGIDPANMFGFWDWVGGRYSLWSAIGLSIALYIGYANFEELLEGGHAMDVHFRDTPPEQNLPVLLALVGIWYNNFFGAQTEAILPYDQYMHRFAAYFQQGDMESNGKSVDREGNPVDWQTGPIIWGEPGTNGQHAFYQLIHQGTKLIPCDFLAPAISQRPLGDHHKILLANYFAQTEALMNGKTADEAADELRKAGKSEDEINFLTPFKEFSGNRPTNSILFKRLTPHTLGSLIALYEHKIFTQGIIWDIYSFDQWGVELGKQLASRILPELQDDVPVSTHDSSTNGLINAYKKLRGE; this is encoded by the coding sequence ATGCTCCCGAATCATCGATTTACCAGCCTCCCGGCTTATGCTCAGTTACAGGCTCATTACGACGTTCTGAAAGACCGACACTTACGCGATCTGTTCGCTGACGATGCGGAGCGTTTTCCGAAGTTTACCCGGCAGTTTGACGACATCTTGCTCGATTTCTCGAAAAATCGTATCACCGATGAAACGCTCGGCTTACTGCTCCAGCTGGCCGAACAGGCTGGCCTGACCGAAGCCATTGGCAAGATGTTTTCAGGCGATAAAATCAACCGGACCGAAGATCGTGCGGTGTTGCACGTTGCCCTGCGCAACCGCGCCAATACGCCCGTAATCGTCGACGGAGCCGATGTGATGCCGGACGTCAATGAGGTGCTGGCGCATATGAAGGAATTTTCGGAGCGTATCCGGTCGGGCGCGTGGAAAGGCTACACCGGTGAAGCCATCACTGACGTGGTCAATATCGGTATCGGGGGTTCTGACCTCGGTCCGGTCATGGTAACCGAAGCGCTGAAACCGTATGCAAGCCCCAACCTCCGGGTACATTTTGTATCGAACGTCGATGGTGTTCACATCTACGAAACGTTGCAGACGGTGAAGCCTGAAACGACGCTGTTTTTGATCGCATCGAAGACGTTTACAACGCAGGAAACAATGACCAATGCCCAGACCGCCCGACAGTGGTTTCTGGACACGGCCAAAGACGAAGCAGCCATCGCGAAACACTTTGCCGCTCTGTCTACGAACAAGTCGGCGGTTGAGAAATTCGGGATCGATCCGGCCAATATGTTCGGCTTCTGGGATTGGGTTGGCGGGCGCTATTCGCTCTGGTCAGCCATTGGTCTGTCAATTGCGCTGTACATTGGCTACGCTAACTTCGAGGAGTTGCTGGAAGGCGGTCATGCGATGGACGTGCATTTCCGGGACACACCGCCTGAACAGAATTTGCCGGTCCTTCTGGCATTGGTTGGTATCTGGTACAATAATTTCTTCGGTGCGCAGACGGAGGCTATTCTCCCCTACGATCAGTACATGCACCGGTTCGCGGCTTATTTTCAGCAGGGCGACATGGAAAGTAATGGTAAATCGGTTGACCGCGAAGGCAATCCAGTCGACTGGCAAACGGGCCCGATCATTTGGGGAGAGCCTGGAACTAATGGCCAACATGCCTTTTATCAACTGATTCACCAGGGAACGAAGCTGATTCCCTGCGACTTTCTGGCTCCGGCCATCAGTCAGCGCCCGCTTGGCGATCACCACAAGATTCTGCTGGCCAATTATTTTGCGCAGACCGAAGCGCTGATGAACGGAAAAACCGCCGATGAAGCCGCCGACGAGCTCCGCAAAGCGGGTAAAAGCGAGGACGAAATCAATTTCCTGACTCCGTTTAAAGAGTTTTCGGGGAACCGGCCAACCAACTCGATTCTCTTCAAGCGGTTGACACCCCACACGCTGGGCAGCCTGATTGCGCTCTACGAACACAAGATATTCACACAGGGCATCATCTGGGATATTTACAGTTTTGACCAGTGGGGCGTGGAGCTGGGTAAACAACTGGCCAGCCGGATTCTGCCCGAGTTGCAGGACGATGTACCAGTGAGTACCCACGACAGTTCGACCAATGGACTGATCAATGCGTATAAAAAACTCCGTGGCGAATAA
- a CDS encoding 2OG-Fe(II) oxygenase produces the protein MNTIATDTLFDYDRWQKTLPADAQRYQQNQPYPHIALENFLEPWAAERALASFPAVGDAGWIHYVHVNEKKHGLNKMGLLPAAIQEVIREMNSPKFVAYLSELTGIPNLISDDSLEGGGLHQSKRNGFLNVHADFTVHPHKRNWRRRVNLLIYLNHDWKPEYRGDLELWDRQMKGVVEKIAPIFNRCVIFNTDEDSYHGLPDPILCPDDRTRKSIALYYFTEEAVTPTLRSTNYKARPDDGAKAILIWLDKKMVATYTMLKRTLSIDDAFISSVLNRLSGKK, from the coding sequence ATGAATACCATTGCGACCGATACGCTTTTCGACTATGATCGTTGGCAGAAAACCCTGCCAGCCGATGCTCAGCGTTACCAGCAGAACCAACCTTACCCGCACATTGCGCTTGAGAATTTTCTGGAACCCTGGGCCGCCGAACGTGCGCTCGCGTCTTTTCCGGCCGTGGGTGATGCTGGTTGGATTCATTACGTTCACGTGAATGAGAAAAAGCACGGTCTCAACAAAATGGGCTTGTTGCCAGCGGCCATCCAGGAGGTTATTCGTGAAATGAACTCGCCTAAATTCGTCGCGTATCTTAGCGAACTGACGGGCATTCCCAACCTGATTTCCGATGATTCGCTGGAAGGCGGTGGGCTTCACCAGTCCAAGCGTAATGGCTTTCTGAACGTCCACGCTGATTTCACGGTTCACCCGCACAAACGGAACTGGCGTCGGCGGGTGAATCTGCTGATCTACCTCAACCACGACTGGAAGCCGGAGTACCGGGGTGACCTCGAACTCTGGGACCGCCAGATGAAAGGTGTTGTGGAGAAAATAGCGCCAATCTTTAACCGGTGCGTTATTTTTAACACCGACGAGGATTCATACCACGGTCTGCCCGATCCGATCCTGTGTCCGGACGACAGAACCCGTAAGTCGATTGCGCTGTACTATTTTACGGAAGAAGCCGTAACGCCAACCTTGCGGTCAACGAATTACAAAGCTCGTCCGGATGATGGGGCCAAAGCGATTCTGATCTGGCTGGACAAGAAAATGGTAGCTACCTATACTATGCTCAAGCGTACGCTCAGCATTGACGATGCGTTCATCAGTTCTGTACTGAATCGACTCAGTGGCAAGAAATAA
- a CDS encoding ArnT family glycosyltransferase: protein MNQKLFYSLLFTAVGILLFIPFLGGVRLFDWDEINFAECSREMVVLGDYVRVHIDFKPFYEKPPFFFWCQSLMMNIFGTNEFAARLPNAICGIISLVYLYNLGAKLHGHRFGLIWALTYLGSVTPHLYFRSGIIDPFFNLFIFIGLVNLIFASWKREGTASSTLIPRSVWGYLFVGGFILGMGINTKGPVAYLIVCLTLGVYWVLSRFRWFITPVQFLFYSVSATLISVAWYGLETFLQGPIFITEFIKYNFRLFSTPDAGHSGFLGYHFVILLVGCFPASIFALRAFAPLMIERNYQREFRKWMLILFWVVLILFSIVQSKIVHYSSMCYFPLTYMATLTLTQLEANKIRFNNWFRAGLIGIGGVYVLATIGLPILAHRMDLVKSFADQDAFTQANLDAKINWTGWEVIPGVWLFIVLTLSLIWFSQRQTERAIVALFGGMAVFITLTLWFFIGRIEGISQDAAMRFFEKAQGQDVYVKSYGYRSYGPFFYTQKPAVTNPKYYDENWLLRGKIDKDVWFIKKNVETHTVLDSLPDIQKTGEENGFVFYLRRHQP, encoded by the coding sequence ATGAATCAAAAACTTTTCTATTCGCTCCTCTTTACTGCTGTGGGCATTCTGCTGTTCATTCCTTTTCTGGGGGGTGTCCGGCTATTTGACTGGGACGAAATCAACTTTGCCGAGTGTTCCCGCGAAATGGTTGTGCTGGGCGATTATGTGCGGGTTCACATTGATTTCAAACCGTTCTACGAAAAACCTCCGTTTTTTTTCTGGTGCCAGTCGTTGATGATGAACATCTTTGGCACCAATGAATTTGCGGCTCGCCTGCCGAATGCTATCTGCGGAATTATTTCGCTGGTTTATCTCTATAATCTGGGCGCGAAGCTGCATGGTCATCGGTTTGGTCTGATCTGGGCACTAACCTATTTGGGTTCAGTTACTCCGCATCTCTATTTTCGATCAGGCATCATCGATCCGTTTTTTAATCTGTTTATTTTCATTGGCTTGGTTAATCTGATCTTTGCTTCCTGGAAGCGGGAAGGTACCGCCAGCAGTACGCTGATTCCCCGCAGTGTGTGGGGATATCTGTTTGTCGGTGGGTTTATCCTGGGAATGGGTATCAACACGAAAGGACCGGTAGCGTATCTGATCGTCTGTCTGACGCTGGGCGTTTATTGGGTACTGAGCCGTTTTCGCTGGTTTATCACGCCCGTGCAGTTTTTGTTTTATTCGGTATCGGCCACGCTGATTTCGGTAGCCTGGTATGGTCTCGAAACCTTCCTGCAAGGCCCGATTTTCATCACCGAATTTATCAAATACAACTTCCGGCTCTTCAGTACACCCGACGCCGGCCATTCCGGATTTCTTGGCTATCACTTCGTCATATTGCTGGTCGGGTGTTTTCCGGCGTCCATCTTCGCACTTCGGGCGTTTGCTCCGCTGATGATCGAACGCAACTACCAGCGTGAGTTTCGGAAGTGGATGCTGATCTTGTTCTGGGTCGTTCTGATTCTGTTCAGTATCGTCCAGTCCAAAATTGTCCACTATTCGTCGATGTGTTACTTTCCGCTGACGTACATGGCTACCCTTACCCTGACGCAGCTGGAAGCGAACAAGATCCGGTTCAACAACTGGTTCCGGGCGGGACTGATCGGTATTGGCGGTGTTTATGTGCTGGCAACGATTGGCTTACCTATCCTTGCGCACCGGATGGATCTGGTGAAATCGTTTGCCGATCAGGATGCGTTCACGCAGGCTAACCTCGACGCAAAAATCAACTGGACGGGCTGGGAGGTCATTCCGGGTGTCTGGCTGTTCATTGTTCTGACGCTGAGCCTGATCTGGTTCAGTCAACGACAGACCGAACGGGCCATTGTTGCGTTGTTCGGTGGTATGGCCGTCTTTATAACGCTGACCTTGTGGTTCTTCATTGGCCGCATTGAAGGCATTTCGCAGGATGCGGCCATGCGTTTTTTTGAGAAGGCGCAGGGGCAGGATGTATACGTAAAATCATATGGTTACCGGAGTTACGGGCCTTTCTTTTATACCCAGAAACCGGCCGTGACCAATCCCAAGTATTACGACGAAAATTGGCTTCTACGCGGTAAGATCG
- a CDS encoding precorrin-2 dehydrogenase/sirohydrochlorin ferrochelatase family protein: MNTLFPIFVKAENLHILIVGGGYVGLEKTTALLANSPNARLTLVAPEIRDEIRELAQQYPKMELIQEPYHALFLADKDLVIVGTNDKDVNRQVQADCKNRRILVNVADTPDLCDFYLSSVVKKGDLKIAISTNGKSPTFAKRFREVLEEILPDSLQETLDNLTAIRNKLKGDFVQKMEKLNEITKVLK, translated from the coding sequence ATGAACACCCTATTCCCGATTTTTGTAAAAGCCGAAAACCTCCACATACTTATCGTGGGTGGCGGTTATGTGGGACTGGAGAAAACAACGGCATTGCTGGCTAATTCGCCCAATGCCCGGCTTACACTTGTCGCGCCCGAGATTCGGGATGAAATCCGGGAACTAGCGCAACAGTATCCCAAAATGGAGCTGATTCAGGAGCCGTACCACGCACTTTTTCTGGCCGATAAAGATCTGGTCATCGTCGGCACAAATGACAAAGACGTAAACCGTCAAGTACAGGCGGATTGTAAAAATCGCCGTATTCTGGTCAATGTGGCCGACACGCCCGATCTGTGCGATTTTTACCTGAGTTCGGTCGTAAAAAAAGGTGACCTCAAGATTGCGATCTCGACCAATGGCAAGTCGCCAACGTTTGCCAAGCGGTTCCGCGAAGTACTGGAAGAGATTCTGCCCGACAGTTTGCAGGAAACGCTCGATAACCTGACGGCCATTCGAAATAAGCTCAAAGGCGATTTCGTGCAAAAAATGGAGAAACTCAACGAGATTACGAAGGTGTTGAAATGA